The proteins below are encoded in one region of Salmo salar chromosome ssa02, Ssal_v3.1, whole genome shotgun sequence:
- the LOC106587516 gene encoding hexokinase-1 gives MIAAQLLAYYFTELKDDQVKKIDKYLYSMRFSDETLHDIKCRFRRELENGLGRDTNTTATVKMLPTFVRSIPDGSEKGDFLALDLGGSNFRILRVKVTQDKKQPVQMESLVYETPEDIIHGSGTQLFDHVAECLGDFMEKQKIKDKKLPVGFTFSFPCAQTKLDEAVLVTWTKKFKVSGVEGMDVVKLLNKAIKKRGDYEADIMAVVNDTTGTMMTCGFDDQRCEVGIIIGTGTNACYMEELRHIDLVEGDEGRMCINTEWGAFGDDGSLEDLRTEFDREIDRGSLNPGKQLFEKMASGMFMGELVRLILVKMAKEGLLFEGRITPELLTKGKIETKHVSAIEKSKEGLTKCKEILTRLGVEPSQEDCVAVQHVCTIVSFRSANLIAATLGGILTRLKDNKGVARLRTTVGIDGSMYKMHPQYARRLHKTVRRLVPDSDVRFLLSESGSAKGAAMVTAVAYRLADQTRQIAQTLAEFRLSKAQLLEVKKRMRTEIENGLGKKTHDSATVKMLPTYVRSTPDGTENGDFLALDLGGTNFRVLLVKIRSGKRRTVEMHNKIYAIPIEVMQGTGEELFDHIVYCISDFLDYMGMKSARLPLGFTFSFPCHQKSLDAGILVNWTKGFKCTDCEGEDVVELLREGIKRKEEFDLDVVAVVNDTVGTMMTCAYEEPTCEVGLIAGTGSNACYMEEMRNIETVEGNEGRMCVNMEWGAFGDNGCLDDIRTEYDRAVDENSLNEGKQRYEKMCSGMYLGEIVRNILIDLTKRGFLFRGKISETLKTRGIFETKFLSQIESDRLALLQVRAILQQLGLDSTCDDSIIVKEVCSTVSRRAAQICGAGMAGVVDKIRENRALDHLDVTVGVDGTLYKLHPHFSRIFHQTVKELAPKCNVNFLLSEDGSGKGAALITAVGCRQRAQEALQA, from the exons ATCGACAAGTACCTTTACTCCATGCGTTTCTCTGACGAGACGCTGCATGACATCAAGTGTCGGTTCCGGCGGGAGCTGGAGAACGGGCTGGGTCGCGACACCAACACCACCGCGACCGTCAAGATGCTGCCCACCTTTGTCAGGTCCATCCCTGATGGATCAG AAAAGGGAGATTTCTTAGCTCTGGATCTGGGTGGCTCCAACTTCCGTATCCTGCGTGTGAAGGTGACACAAGACAAGAAGCAGCCGGTTCAGATGGAAAGCCTGGTCTACGAGACCCCTGAGGACATTATCCATGGGAGTGGGACGCAG CTCTTTGACCATGTCGCAGAATGCCTTGGTGACTTCATGGAGAAGCAAAAGATCAAGGATAAAAAACTCCCTGTAGGATTCACATTCTCCTTCCCATGTGCACAAACTAAACTGGACGAG GCCGTCTTAGTGACTTGGACAAAGAAGTTCAAAGTGAGTGGTGTAGAAGGCATGGATGTCGTGAAGCTTCTGAACAAGGCCATCAAGAAACGAGGG GACTATGAAGCTGACATCATGGCAGTGGTCAATGACACAACCGGAACGATGATGACCTGTGGGTTTGACGATCAACGATGTGAAGTTGGCATCATCATAG GTACTGGTACTAATGCCTGCTATATGGAGGAGCTGCGGCACATTGACCTGGTGGAGGGAGACGAGGGCAGGATGTGCATCAACACAGAGTGGGGGGCGTTTGGGGACGACGGGTCCCTGGAGGACCTCCGTACAGAGTTTGACCGGGAGATCGACCGAGGCTCCCTCAACCCTGGGAAACAGCT GTTTGAGAAGATGGCCAGCGGGATGTTCATGGGAGAGCTGGTCCGCCTCATCCTGGTCAAGATGGCCAAGGAGGGACTGCTGTTCGAGGGTCGGATAACCCCAGAGCTTCTGACAAAAGGGAAGATCGAAACTAAGCATGTTTCAGCCATTGAGAA GAGCAAGGAAGGCCTGACCAAATGCAAAGAGATTCTAACGAGGCTTGGGGTGGAGCCTTCTCAAGAGGACTGTGTTGCTGTGCAACACGTGTGCACCATCGTGTCCTTCCGCTCTGCGAACCTCATCGCAGCTACACTGGGAGGTATCCTTACTCGGCTGAAGGACAACAAGGGAGTCGCCCGCCTGCGCACCACTGTGGGCATTGATGGGTCGATGTACAAGATGCACCCTCA ATATGCCCGGCGTCTCCACAAGACGGTGCGGCGTTTGGTGCCCGACTCTGACGTCCGTTTCCTGCTGTCCGAGAGCGGAAGTGCCAAGGGTGCTGCCATGGTGACGGCAGTGGCGTACCGTCTGGCCGACCAGACGCGCCAGATCGCCCAGACACTGGCCGAGTTCCGTCTGAGCAAAGCCCAGCTGCTGGAGGTGAAGAAAAGGATGAGGACGGAGATCGAGAATGGCCTGGGGAAAAAGACTCACGACTCAGCCACCGTCAAGATGCTGCCCACCTACGTGCGCAGCACGCCTGACGGAACAG AAAATGGGGATTTCCTGGCTCTGGATCTGGGAGGGACAAACTTCCGGGTGCTGCTGGTTAAGATCCGTAGTGGGAAAAGGCGTACAGTGGAGATGCACAACAAAATCTACGCCATTCCCATCGAGGTCATGCAGGGCACGGGAGAGGAG CTCTTTGACCACATTGTGTACTGCATCTCTGACTTCCTGGACTACATGGGCATGAAGAGCGCCCGTCTGCCTCTGGGCTTCACATTTTCCTTCCCCTGCCACCAGAAGAGCCTGGATGCG GGTATCCTTGTGAACTGGACAAAAGGCTTCAAATGCACAGACTGTGAGGGTGAAGACGTGGTGGAGCTTCTCCGGGAGGGCATCAAGAGGAAAGAG GAGTTTGACCTGGATGTGGTAGCTGTGGTGAACGACACTGTTGGAACAATGATGACGTGTGCATATGAAGAGCCCACCTGTGAGGTTGGACTTATTGCAG GGACAGGCAGTAACGCGTGTTACATGGAGGAGATGAGGAACATAGAGACGGTGGAGGGGAACGAGGGACGCATGTGCGTCAACATGGAGTGGGGTGCCTTCGGGGACAACGGGTGCCTGGACGATATCAGGACGGAGTACGACCGCGCCGTGGACGAGAACTCACTCAACGAGGGCAAACAGAG GTATGAGAAGATGTGTAGCGGCATGTACCTGGGAGAAATTGTGAGGAACATCCTGATTGACCTGACCAAGCGTGGCTTCCTGTTCCGTGGAAAGATCTCTGAGACGCTGAAGACCAGAGGCATCTTTGAGACCAAGTTCCTGTCCCAGATAGAGAG CGATCGCCTGGCCTTGCTGCAGGTCAGGGCCATCCTACAGCAGCTGGGTCTGGACAGCACATGTGACGACAGTATCATCGTCAAGGAGGTATGCAGCACCGTGTCCCGCCGTGCGGCTCAGATCTGCGGAGCCGGAATGGCCGGCGTGGTGGACAAGATTCGCGAGAACAGAGCGTTGGACCACCTGGACGTCACTGTGGGGGTGGACGGAACACTCTACAAACTGCACCCACA cTTTTCCCGGATCTTCCACCAGACAGTGAAGGAGCTCGCCCCCAAGTGTAATGTTAACTTCCTGTTGTCGGAGGATGGGAGCGGCAAGGGTGCAGCCCTCATCACAGCCGTGGGCTGTCGCCAGAGAGCGCAAGAGGCGCTGCAAGCGTAA
- the LOC106587520 gene encoding zinc finger and BTB domain-containing protein 45, whose translation MAAGTETVHYIHLHNSSQSVLEALRTQRREGLFCDVTVRIHDASLRAHACVLAAGSPFFQDKLLLGHSEISVPPLVPAETVKQLVDFMYSGSLVVVQSQALCILTAASILQIKTVIDECTQIISQRKVAAAAAAAASGGGGGMTVGVLPKQEERGGGKGRDSGGGCIGGGGGVSGGGGYQSFSNFTLGDCGASNMVTGLGGSNLSVNVSESGPGGALEQANPVGLMALADMGSPGALCGADGLSSGAGGVLMKNSSCTQDVRYKLRDLLAATANGANAGSSGNLSVGCSSGVSSVDSIGRDSIRSNAADLSEELVGMDRYCEAEEMDGHHRGRDLDRDRGAGGHSRKQRQPLRLQVLVGEEVVVKDEGVQEPDGGVFGLEEGRRVEGQEGTQESMATFGQEGVFYDEAGVFSPEAFWPQNEPAQTMSFNPRGRGNKPLSPPTSSQSINNQLLFQYPVSQSQPSASFFVGGPMVIDSMAGTEHSQQAPPPAPMTPVLSTCGTPGPSPSSQGSETSFDCTHCGKSLRSRKNYSKHMFIHSGQKPHQCSICWRSFSLRDYLLKHMVVHTGVRAFQCSVCGKRFTQKSSLNVHMRTHRAERTFQCTVCHRAFTHRTLLERHALQHTHHGATQGQGQGQGLQQTPKHSPPALAGPSGMCGSAGMGGTMANMPSHGPPS comes from the exons ATGGCTGCGGGCACGGAGACGGTGCACTACATCCACCTGCACAACTCCAGCCAGTCTGTTCTGGAGGCTTTACGGACGCAGCGGCGTGAAGGCCTCTTCTGCGACGTGACGGTGCGCATACATGACGCCTCGCTGCGTGCCCACGCCTGCGTGCTGGCCGCTGGCAGCCCCTTCTTCCAGGACAAGCTGCTGCTGGGCCACTCTGAGATCTCGGTGCCGCCGCTGGTCCCTGCTGAGACGGTGAAGCAGCTGGTGGATTTTATGTACAGCGGCTCGCTAGTGGTGGTGCAGTCGCAGGCCCTCTGCATCCTCACCGCTGCCAGCATCCTGCAGATTAAGACGGTCATCGACGAGTGCACCCAGATCATCTCCCAGAGGAAGGTGGCTGCTGCGGCAGCAGCCGCAGcaagtggaggtggaggggggatgACAGTTGGAGTCCTGCCCAAGCAGGAGGAGCGGGGAGGGGGTAAAGGTAGGGACAGCGGTGGTGgttgtattggtggtggtggcggaGTCAGCGGTGGTGGGGGTTACCAGAGCTTCTCGAACTTCACCTTAGGGGACTGCGGAGCGAGCAACATGGTCACAGGCCTGGGCGGATCTAACTTGAGCGTTAATGTTAGCGAGAGTGGCCCAGGAGGCGCCCTGGAGCAGGCTAACCCAGTGGGGCTGATGGCTCTAGCTGACATGGGCAGCCCCGGGGCCCTGTGTGGGGCTGACGGGCTGAGCTCAGGGGCCGGCGGAGTCCTCATGAAGAACTCAAGTTGCACACAGGATGTGAGGTACAAGCTGAGAGACCTGCTAGCGGCAACCGCTAACGGCGCCAATGCCGGAAGCTCAGGGAATCTCTCAGTCGGCTGCAGCTCTGGTGTCAGCAGCGTGGACAGCATTGGCCGGGACAGTATCCGCAGCAATGCGGCTGACCTCTCGGAGGAGCTTGTGGGGATGGACAGATACTGCGAGGCGGAGGAGATGGATGgacatcacagagggagagactTGGACAGGGACAGAGGGGCAGGAGGACACAGCCGCAAGCAGAGGCAGCCACTCAGGCTTCAG GTTCTTGTAGGAGAGGAAGTGGTGGTGAAGGATGAAGGAGTGCAGGAGCCGGATGGAGGGGTCTTCGGCTTGGAGGAGGGAAGACGAGTTGAAGGGCAGGAGGGCACACAGGAATCCATGGCAACCTTCGGCCAG GAGGGTGTATTCTATGATGAGGCTGGAGTTTTCTCCCCCGAGGCTTTCTGGCCCCAGAACGAGCCGGCTCAGACCATGTCCTTCAACCCCAGAGGAAGAGGAAACAAgccactgtctccccctacctcttCACAGTCCATCAACAATCAG CTACTTTTTCAGTACCCAGTCAGCCAATCACAGCCATCAGCCTCATTCTTTGTGGGCGGACCGATGGTTATTGACAGCATGGCAGGAACGGAGCACAGCCAACAAGCTCCGCCCCCGGCACCAATGACCCCTGTTCTGTCAACCTGTGGCACGCCaggcccctccccttcctcccaggGATCTGAGACGTCCTTCGACTGCACTCACTGTGGGAAATCGTTACGTTCCAGGAAGAACTACAGCAAGCACATGTTCATACACTCCG GTCAAAAGCCTCATCAGTGCAGCATCTGCTGGCGCTCCTTCTCCCTGCGCGACTACCTCCTCAAGCACATGGTGGTGCACACGGGCGTGCGCGCCTTCCAGTGCTCTGTGTGCGGCAAGCGCTTCACACAGAAGAGCTCACTCAACGTGCACATGCGCACGCACCGGGCCGAGCGCACCTTCCAGTGCACCGTGTGCCACCGGGCATTCACCCACCGCACCCTGCTGGAGCGCCACGCCCTGCAACACACCCACCATGGGGCCACCCAGGGCCAAGGGCAGGGACAGGGCCTCCAGCAGACCCCTAAACACAGCCCTCCAGCCCTGGCAGGGCCCTCGGGCATGTGCGGCTCAGCTGGGATGGGCGGCACCATGGCCAACATGCCCAGCCACGGGCCGCCCtcctag
- the LOC106587513 gene encoding delta-like protein A, with translation MGRAILLTVAVMFVLICKGFCSGVFELKLQEFLNKKGVQGNMNCCKGGLTSVYQQQCECKTFFRICLKHYQPNASPEPPCNYGGAITPVLGSNSFQVPEAMSDSSFTNPIRINFGFTWPGTFSLIIEALHTDSKDDLSIENPDRVISTMTTQRHLTVGDDWSQDLHTGGRTELKYSYRFVCDEHYYGDGCSVFCRPRDDAFGHFTCGERGEIVCDAGWKGHYCTEPLCLPGCDDEHGFCEKPGECKCRVGFKGRYCDECIRYPGCLHGTCQQPWQCNCQEGWGGLFCNQDLNYCTHHKPCMNGATCSNTGQGSYTCSCRPGFTGDACEIEVNECTLNPCRNGGSCTDMENTHACACPPGFYGNTCELSAMTCADGPCFNGGRCADNPDGGYFCQCPTGYAGFNCEKKIDHCTSSPCSNGARCVDLVNSYLCQCPDGFTGMNCDHTGNECSIYPCQNGGTCQEGLDGYTCICPPGYTGRNCSSPISRCEHNPCHNSATCHERNNRYVCACVPGYGGRNCQFLLPDHAAIRGSEIPWMAVGSGTALVLLLLAGCAVLVGCVRNKMQRGSQGDATVGEGETINNLTNNCHRSDKDLSVSVVGLGPQPGIKNINKKMDFGSDADMDEPSPSCRSSYKSRHLPVDYNLVHEVKYEQAAKESMLSLEASACEEKCQALDSGFEYEECRNKRSKHLKSDASETSRNEIKLPEMSACADTKYKSVFVMSEEKDECIIATEV, from the exons atgGGGCGCGCTATTCTTCTGACAGTTGCGGTTATGTTCGTCTTGATATGCAAG GGTTTTTGTTCAGGAGTTTTCGAACTGAAGTTGCAGGAGTTTTTGAACAAGAAAGGGGTTCAGGGCAACATGAACTGCTGCAAGGGAGGATTGACGTCAGTTTATCAGCAACAGTGTGAATGTAAAACGTTTTTCAGAATCTGTCTGAAACATTATCAGCCAAACGCATCACCAGAGCCACCTTGCAACTACGGCGGCGCTATAACGCCTGTTCTTGGGTCAAACTCTTTCCAAGTTCCGGAAGCCATGTCTGACAGTTCATTTACTAATCCCATCAGAATTAACTTCGGTTTCACATGGCCG GGGACGTTCTCGCTGATCATTGAAGCTCTGCACACCGACTCCAAAGACGATCTTTCGATAG AAAACCCAGACCGTGTTATCAGCACAATGACCACTCAGAGACATCTGACGGTGGGAGATGACTGGTCTCAGGACCTGCATACTGGAGGAAGAACCGAGTTGAAGTACTCCTACCGCTTTGTCTGTGATGAGCACTACTATGGCGATGGCTGCTCGGTCTTCTGCCGCCCACGAGACGATGCCTTCGGCCACTTCACCTGTGGAGAGCGCGGAGAGATTGTCTGTGACGCCGGGTGGAAAGGCCATTACTGCACAGAAC CTCTCTGCCTTCCAGGATGTGACGACGAACACGGCTTTTGTGAGAAGCCTGGGGAGTGCAA GTGCAGAGTGGGTTTCAAAGGGCGGTACTGTGATGAGTGCATCCGTTACCCAGGCTGCCTCCATGGGACCTGCCAGCAGCCGTGGCAGTGCAACTGTCAGGAGGGGTGGGGAGGCCTCTTCTGTAACCAAG ATCTGAACTACTGCACTCACCACAAGCCCTGTATGAATGGAGCCACTTGTAGCAACACTGGCCAGGGGAGCTACACCTGTTCCTGCAGACCGGGCTTCACTGGGGATGCTTGTGAGATTGAGGTCAACGAATGCACCCTGAACCCCTGTCGAAATGGAGGAAGCTGCACT GATATGGAGAACACGCATGCCTGTGCTTGCCCTCCTGGTTTCTACGGCAACACCTGCGAGCTGAGCGCTATGACTTGCGCCGATGGTCCCTGCTTCAACGGAGGCCGCTGTGCCGACAACCCTGATGGCGGATACTTCTGCCAGTGCCCCACAGGCTACGCTGGCTTCAACTGTGAGAAGAAGATTGACCACTGCACCTCCAGCCCATGCTCCAATG GTGCCCGCTGTGTGGATCTCGTCAACTCCTACCTGTGCCAGTGTCCTGATGGCTTCACAGGCATGAACTGCGACCACACCGGCAATGAGTGCTCCATCTACCCCTGCCAAAATGGTGGTACATGCCAGGAGGGTCTTGACGGCTACACCTGCATCTGCCCCCCGGGTTACACGGGCCGCAACTGCAGTTCTCCCATAAGCCGCTGCGAGCACAACCCCTGCCACAACAGCGCCACCTGCCACGAGAGGAATAACCGCTACGTGTGCGCCTGCGTGCCTGGTTACGGTGGCCGCAACTGCCAGTTCCTGCTCCCGGACCATGCAGCTATTCGAGGCTCGGAGATCCCCTGGATGGCGGTGGGGTCTGGGACAGCTCTGGTGCTGCTTCTGCTAGCAGGTTGTGCAGTGCTGGTTGGCTGCGTCCGCAACAAGATGCAGCGCGGTAGCCAGGGCGACGCCACCGTCGGCGAAGGCGAGACAATAAACAACCTGACCAATAATTGTCACCGGAGTGATAAGGACCTGTCGGTAAGCGTCGTAGGGCTCGGGCCACAGCCAGGCATCAAGAACATCAACAAGAAAATGGATTTCGGAAGCGATGCCGACATGGACGAACCATCGCCGTCGTGTCGGAGCAGCTACAAGAGCCGCCACCTGCCGGTGGACTATAACCTTGTGCATGAGGTGAAGTACGAGCAGGCGGCCAAAGAGTCGATGCTGAGCCTGGAGGCCTCGGCTTGCGAAGAGAAATGCCAAGCTCTGGACTCGGGTTTTGAGTATGAGGAGTGCAGAAATAAACGCAGCAAACATTTAAAAAG TGACGCATCAGAAACTTCAAGAAATGAAATTAAACTTCCAGAAATGTCTGCATGTGCAGACACCAAGTACAAATCCGTGTTTGTCATGTCGGAGGAAAAGGATGAATGTATAATTGCAACTGAG GTGTAA